From Thalassotalea euphylliae, the proteins below share one genomic window:
- a CDS encoding aspartate-semialdehyde dehydrogenase — protein sequence MAQKFDVCVLGATGLVGKTIIEILEQRDFPVNKLYPLASARSAGQFIEFNGESIEVLDADNFDWSQAQIGFFSAGGATSAKYAPMAGDAGCVVIDNTSEFRYEPDIPLVVPEVNPDALAEYRNRNIIANPNCSTIQMLVALKPIQDAVGIDRINVCTYQSVSGAGKEAMDELAKQCADLLSGKPVETKSFSRQIAFNVIPQIDVFQDNGYTKEEMKMVWETKKIFGDESILVNPTAVRVPVFYGHAEAIHIETRTQTSAEEVKALLSHAPGIVLCEDDQDFPTQIGDASGKDDTYVGRIREDISHPNGINLWVVADNVRKGAATNSIQIAELLIKEYL from the coding sequence ATGGCGCAAAAATTTGATGTATGTGTACTTGGTGCAACGGGGCTAGTGGGTAAAACCATTATTGAAATTCTAGAGCAACGTGACTTTCCCGTTAACAAACTTTACCCACTCGCGAGTGCGCGCTCTGCTGGTCAGTTTATTGAATTTAACGGCGAAAGTATTGAAGTACTAGATGCCGATAACTTTGATTGGAGCCAAGCACAAATCGGCTTCTTCTCTGCAGGTGGCGCAACATCTGCAAAGTATGCACCAATGGCAGGTGATGCTGGCTGTGTTGTTATCGACAACACCTCGGAGTTTCGCTACGAGCCTGATATCCCACTCGTTGTCCCAGAAGTAAACCCAGACGCCCTAGCTGAGTATCGCAATCGTAATATTATTGCCAACCCGAACTGCTCAACTATCCAAATGTTGGTGGCACTAAAACCGATCCAAGATGCGGTGGGTATTGACCGTATCAATGTTTGTACTTACCAGTCGGTATCTGGCGCAGGTAAAGAAGCGATGGATGAATTAGCGAAGCAGTGTGCTGATTTGTTAAGCGGTAAGCCTGTTGAAACCAAGAGTTTTTCTCGTCAAATCGCGTTTAACGTCATTCCTCAAATTGATGTGTTCCAAGATAACGGTTACACCAAAGAAGAGATGAAAATGGTATGGGAAACAAAGAAAATTTTCGGTGACGAAAGTATCTTAGTTAACCCAACAGCGGTGCGAGTACCAGTGTTCTACGGTCACGCAGAAGCGATTCACATTGAAACGCGCACGCAAACTTCAGCGGAAGAGGTCAAGGCGTTGTTAAGTCATGCGCCGGGTATTGTGTTATGCGAAGATGATCAAGACTTCCCTACGCAAATTGGTGATGCAAGTGGTAAAGACGATACTTATGTCGGTCGTATTCGCGAAGATATTAGCCACCCTAATGGCATTAATTTGTGGGTGGTGGCAGACAATGTGCGCAAGGGCGCAGCGACTAACAGTATTCAAATTGCCGAGCTGTTGATCAAAGAGTATTTATAA
- a CDS encoding 4-phosphoerythronate dehydrogenase, with product MKIYFDENMPFAREFFNELGGEQHQLVPFKGRELSADDLVDADVLLVRSITKVNEALLCKAQQLTFVGTATIGVDHIDQTYLAKRGITFSSAPGCNAISVAEFVISSLVILAERYQLPLLDKTVGIVGAGNTGSRLSEKLIALGIRYKLCDPILAAAGDSRDFVTLEEALACDVVSLHVPLTRDGQYPTYHLLNSTRLSALSEQQILINACRGEVIDNQALLALKQQGHGVTLVMDVWEDEPDVLTDLIPYADLATAHIAGYSLEGKARGTEILYQALCQQMGLGDNKQLSDFLPAPTVACVQVNGVKAEQGISKNQKVDEILLNQLVKMVYDVRRDDGIFRQQLSRFGFDHIRKNYPVRREFSSLSVSGESSSLNTLVQLGFNGTKSKA from the coding sequence ATGAAAATATACTTTGACGAAAATATGCCGTTTGCGCGTGAGTTTTTTAACGAACTTGGGGGCGAGCAACATCAATTAGTGCCGTTTAAAGGGCGTGAGTTAAGCGCAGATGACCTAGTTGATGCCGACGTCTTGCTGGTGCGCTCAATTACCAAAGTGAACGAAGCACTACTTTGTAAAGCACAGCAGTTAACTTTTGTCGGGACTGCCACTATTGGTGTTGATCATATTGATCAAACGTACCTGGCAAAACGAGGTATTACTTTTTCCTCTGCGCCCGGTTGCAATGCGATTTCTGTTGCAGAGTTTGTTATCAGTAGTTTAGTGATCTTGGCAGAGCGTTATCAGCTACCGCTGCTAGATAAAACGGTCGGCATTGTTGGCGCGGGCAATACGGGCTCTCGGCTTTCTGAAAAACTTATTGCGCTTGGTATCCGTTATAAATTGTGTGACCCAATACTGGCGGCAGCTGGTGACTCGCGCGATTTTGTTACCCTCGAAGAGGCGCTCGCTTGTGATGTGGTTTCGCTACACGTGCCGCTAACACGCGATGGTCAGTACCCAACGTATCATTTACTTAATAGCACCAGGTTAAGCGCCTTATCCGAGCAACAGATTTTAATCAATGCTTGTCGCGGAGAAGTTATCGACAATCAAGCCTTGTTAGCGCTCAAACAGCAAGGTCATGGTGTCACGCTTGTCATGGATGTTTGGGAGGACGAGCCAGATGTGCTAACCGATCTCATCCCCTATGCTGACCTTGCAACCGCCCATATTGCTGGTTATAGCTTAGAAGGAAAAGCTCGTGGTACCGAAATATTGTATCAGGCACTATGTCAGCAAATGGGGCTAGGCGATAACAAGCAGTTATCTGACTTTTTACCAGCACCGACAGTGGCGTGCGTACAAGTAAATGGTGTAAAAGCCGAGCAAGGGATATCAAAAAATCAAAAAGTAGATGAAATTTTGCTAAACCAGCTGGTCAAAATGGTATACGATGTGAGACGCGACGATGGCATCTTTCGTCAGCAATTATCTCGCTTTGGTTTTGATCATATCCGAAAAAATTATCCGGTACGTCGGGAGTTTTCATCACTGTCAGTCAGCGGCGAGAGTAGCTCACTGAATACGCTGGTTCAGTTGGGCTTTAATGGGACAAAGAGCAAGGCCTAA
- a CDS encoding phasin family protein: MSTIDTIKDKVTQAEELARKIWLAGIGAYGKGFDEAQGQYEKLNTEATKMFNELVEKGEKLEADAKEKYQTEKEKAKTSVETRVGEVRAKLGLDNGDTNQKIEELSAKIDTLTEALSKLEK, encoded by the coding sequence ATGTCTACAATCGACACAATCAAAGATAAAGTAACTCAAGCTGAAGAGCTAGCGCGTAAAATTTGGTTAGCTGGTATCGGTGCATATGGTAAAGGGTTTGACGAAGCTCAAGGTCAATACGAAAAGCTGAACACGGAAGCGACCAAGATGTTCAACGAGCTTGTCGAAAAAGGCGAAAAGCTTGAAGCTGACGCGAAAGAAAAATACCAAACTGAAAAAGAAAAAGCGAAAACTAGCGTTGAAACTCGCGTTGGTGAAGTGCGCGCTAAGCTTGGCTTAGACAATGGTGATACCAACCAGAAAATCGAAGAGCTTTCAGCAAAAATTGACACATTAACCGAAGCGTTAAGCAAGCTTGAAAAGTAA
- a CDS encoding DUF3336 domain-containing protein, whose protein sequence is MANKKLNEVEVAIKNAKTYQEYKEASLAHDQLSGADEWRAEESCKLYDYSLIRKRVNRIRDAKAKKDSAGLMFILHEGIHGNLGNIANPELNRFARIGTKVLIEEFLDEVCSAMAFIFNAKDEDVDFYDKLAFFEETAHAYGQSCLMLSGGASLGFFHVGVIRTLTEHNLMPNVISGASAGSIMASLIATRTDEELLDILTSESIYERFHEWGVWQGFLKDSLFDSTNLENALIELFDLTTFEEAYQKTGRHVSVTVSPADLHQYSRLLNARTSPNAIITQAVRASCAVPFLFSPVQLKAKNRAGEIVPYIPNRKFADGSVMADMPFNRLARLYGVNHSIVSQINPLAVPFLPRTKQHSNGIFAVTKRHVANMVKTNSIYACDVVENMVSGRTAKMAVHKVRSVVEQQYVGDINILPARKIANLKHLLMNPTVESIDTLTHMAERATWRQLSLIERSTRISKTFLGYLAELREQEKQRLHWCHTNGERPTLPPQA, encoded by the coding sequence ATGGCGAATAAAAAGTTAAACGAAGTTGAAGTTGCCATTAAAAACGCTAAAACCTACCAAGAATATAAAGAGGCAAGCCTCGCGCATGACCAGCTATCTGGCGCTGATGAGTGGCGCGCAGAAGAATCCTGTAAGCTTTACGATTACAGCTTAATTCGCAAACGGGTGAATCGAATTCGTGATGCGAAAGCGAAAAAAGACTCGGCAGGACTCATGTTTATTTTACATGAAGGTATTCATGGAAATTTAGGGAATATTGCCAACCCTGAGCTTAATCGCTTTGCACGAATTGGCACCAAAGTCTTGATTGAAGAGTTCTTGGATGAAGTGTGCTCGGCGATGGCGTTTATTTTCAATGCCAAGGATGAAGACGTCGACTTCTACGATAAACTCGCCTTTTTTGAAGAAACCGCCCATGCATATGGCCAAAGTTGCTTAATGTTAAGTGGTGGCGCGAGCTTAGGCTTTTTTCATGTTGGCGTTATTCGCACCCTAACTGAACACAACTTAATGCCCAATGTGATATCGGGTGCCAGTGCCGGTTCCATTATGGCATCGCTAATCGCCACCCGCACTGATGAAGAGTTACTCGACATTCTCACGTCAGAATCTATTTATGAGCGCTTTCACGAATGGGGGGTTTGGCAGGGCTTTTTAAAAGACTCACTGTTTGATAGCACTAATTTAGAAAACGCTTTGATTGAGCTATTCGACTTAACAACGTTTGAAGAGGCGTATCAAAAAACTGGTCGCCATGTCAGTGTCACCGTTTCCCCAGCAGATCTGCACCAATATTCTCGCTTACTCAATGCCAGAACGTCACCAAACGCTATCATTACGCAAGCGGTGCGCGCGTCGTGTGCAGTGCCTTTTTTATTTTCTCCGGTGCAGTTAAAAGCAAAAAATCGCGCTGGTGAAATCGTCCCTTACATTCCCAACCGCAAGTTTGCCGATGGCTCGGTAATGGCGGATATGCCATTTAATCGCTTAGCGCGTTTGTACGGTGTAAACCACAGTATTGTGAGCCAAATTAACCCGTTAGCAGTGCCTTTTTTACCGCGCACTAAGCAGCACAGTAACGGTATTTTTGCTGTTACCAAGCGGCACGTGGCGAATATGGTGAAAACCAATAGTATTTATGCCTGTGATGTGGTTGAAAACATGGTGTCGGGGCGCACAGCAAAAATGGCCGTTCACAAAGTGCGATCTGTGGTTGAGCAACAATATGTCGGCGACATTAATATATTGCCTGCGCGAAAAATTGCGAATTTAAAGCACTTGTTAATGAATCCAACCGTTGAAAGTATCGATACGCTGACGCATATGGCTGAGCGCGCGACATGGCGACAACTATCGCTGATTGAGCGCAGCACGCGCATTAGCAAAACCTTCTTGGGGTATTTAGCTGAACTAAGAGAGCAGGAAAAGCAGCGCTTACACTGGTGCCACACAAACGGCGAAAGGCCGACGTTACCGCCACAAGCTTAA
- a CDS encoding DUF445 domain-containing protein → MEWIIEHQLLLLIPIVSAVVGWLTNYLAVKMMFYPIQFVGIKAPYLGWQGLIPQKRKEMAEISVDLLLGKLLSVEDLVARLEPDKISQAIERRLKQVLRKIINDVMQESAPKVWASLPAQGKNLVYARVEADIPNVVEKLVRDFQHNATEILDIKELVVDYLIAHPALINEIFLTAGNKEFPFIIRSGLYFGFLLGIPTMVSWYFFQDWWILPLGGLLVGYLTNWIALQIIFEPKDPIKIGPWSLQGMFLKRQDEVAKVYSHLIERKLMNSENIISTVLYGSGAEQLWEIVELHVNDAIERYVAIGQPYIGLGLGADNYFKMKALAVKRIFDSSEKFLLYMHDYADSALNIGDDLREKMQSLSPAEFENVLRPAYKQDEWKLIVTGSVLGGLAGVIQLMYIFMPT, encoded by the coding sequence ATGGAATGGATCATTGAACACCAGTTACTATTATTAATCCCCATTGTCAGTGCGGTTGTTGGTTGGCTTACCAATTATCTCGCCGTAAAAATGATGTTTTACCCCATTCAGTTTGTCGGCATCAAAGCCCCTTATCTTGGCTGGCAAGGATTAATCCCACAAAAACGCAAAGAAATGGCGGAAATCTCGGTAGATTTACTACTCGGTAAGTTGCTGAGTGTCGAGGATCTTGTTGCCCGCCTAGAGCCAGATAAAATCAGCCAAGCAATCGAGCGCCGCCTCAAGCAAGTGCTGAGAAAAATCATCAATGACGTGATGCAAGAATCAGCGCCTAAGGTCTGGGCCTCACTGCCAGCACAAGGCAAAAATTTAGTTTATGCGCGTGTTGAAGCTGACATCCCCAATGTCGTTGAAAAGCTGGTCAGAGATTTTCAACACAATGCAACCGAAATCCTCGATATTAAAGAGTTGGTCGTTGATTACCTCATCGCTCACCCTGCCCTTATCAACGAAATATTTTTAACCGCAGGCAATAAAGAATTCCCCTTTATTATCCGTTCAGGTTTGTACTTTGGCTTCCTGCTGGGCATTCCTACCATGGTTAGCTGGTACTTCTTTCAAGATTGGTGGATTTTACCACTTGGCGGACTGCTGGTCGGCTACCTGACCAATTGGATCGCACTACAAATCATTTTTGAACCCAAAGACCCAATCAAAATTGGCCCTTGGTCTTTGCAAGGTATGTTTTTAAAGCGCCAAGATGAAGTTGCCAAAGTCTACTCGCATTTAATTGAGCGCAAGCTGATGAATTCAGAAAACATTATTAGCACAGTGCTGTATGGCTCTGGCGCCGAGCAACTTTGGGAAATTGTCGAGCTGCATGTCAATGATGCCATAGAGCGTTATGTTGCGATTGGCCAACCCTACATTGGCCTTGGCTTAGGTGCAGATAATTATTTCAAAATGAAAGCATTAGCGGTAAAGCGCATCTTTGATAGCTCAGAAAAGTTCTTACTTTATATGCACGACTATGCCGATTCGGCGCTCAATATTGGCGACGACTTGCGTGAGAAAATGCAGTCGTTATCGCCAGCAGAGTTTGAAAATGTCCTGCGACCAGCGTACAAGCAAGACGAGTGGAAATTGATTGTCACCGGCTCTGTGCTGGGAGGTTTAGCTGGCGTAATACAACTTATGTATATTTTTATGCCAACGTAA
- a CDS encoding TetR/AcrR family transcriptional regulator, which translates to MKTAEKILLTSLELFNQQGEANVTCVDIALELDISPGNLYYHFRGKEVIVNALFDLYLARASKILVSPSSEELNIERFFYYLYCLLDSAHLYRFIYRNPTDLIHKYPTIARSFEKLLHSKEQAFAAILEHFQQQGTLHVTDSQLQSLTQLINLVFTQSQNYFLLTKHDVESEDISFQSLCWIHHSIAPYLTIDEAAKHALMASIKSQATSINTNADGALRQEPIRIG; encoded by the coding sequence ATGAAAACAGCGGAGAAAATTCTGCTGACAAGCCTAGAGCTTTTTAACCAGCAAGGAGAAGCGAATGTCACCTGTGTCGACATTGCGCTTGAGTTAGATATTAGCCCAGGCAACCTCTACTATCACTTTCGCGGCAAAGAAGTCATCGTTAATGCACTGTTTGATTTGTACTTGGCCAGAGCCAGTAAAATTCTCGTTTCCCCGAGCAGTGAAGAACTCAATATCGAGCGCTTTTTTTACTACCTATACTGTTTACTCGATAGCGCACATTTATACCGTTTTATCTATCGCAACCCAACCGATCTCATTCACAAATATCCAACAATTGCCCGTAGCTTCGAAAAACTACTGCACAGTAAAGAGCAGGCATTCGCTGCCATTCTCGAGCACTTTCAGCAACAAGGTACGTTGCATGTGACCGATTCACAATTGCAATCGCTAACCCAGTTAATCAATTTGGTTTTCACCCAGTCACAGAATTATTTTCTGCTAACCAAACATGACGTAGAAAGTGAAGACATTAGCTTTCAAAGCTTATGCTGGATACACCATAGTATCGCCCCGTATTTAACGATTGACGAAGCAGCGAAGCACGCGCTGATGGCAAGCATAAAAAGCCAAGCGACGAGCATTAACACCAATGCAGACGGTGCTTTGCGGCAAGAGCCGATACGCATCGGCTAA
- a CDS encoding wax ester/triacylglycerol synthase domain-containing protein has protein sequence MAKSLSLLDRSFWLTETIDNPKHVACLQMLTKPEGAADDYCQQLANKLRQHDQGVAPYNQRVVAFGHIALRFQAVTSLNMEYHIKFHQVEDIKDKVALHNFTAKLHEPMLDRDKPLWQLHIIEAPDSQEFAIYFKIHHMYGDGASLITWLQAAYPKSADEEFIPFWAQPRESKPRVAQNPFAVAIKALWLSLVTVVNLGIITFFLLLKILRINPVYMPIPFAGTKTMLTGQVAAGRVVATTHLDFTEVKKLAIQLRASVNEVFLCCFDIGVHKFLKDHGQQFGRPLITQMPINLRRPGEAAGGNKIAILPVQLAYGQKDPYRRLRQIIENHSIVKKVARRINPAALTAYTIVIQGFALIFEALKLSDWHRPIGNILISNVPGPRQDLYFGGSRVNNFYPISVLTPGGGVNITLLTYRDKAEIGLVCSDRKIKSLEPLASYFQEAFELLSDSVNNPDLTTDDLGELARFGSQCVIEEEFQDNKINVA, from the coding sequence ATGGCAAAAAGTTTATCCTTACTAGATCGCTCGTTTTGGCTAACCGAGACGATTGATAACCCCAAACACGTTGCGTGTTTACAGATGTTAACTAAGCCAGAGGGGGCGGCTGACGACTATTGTCAACAGCTTGCCAATAAGTTGCGGCAGCATGACCAAGGGGTTGCACCTTATAATCAACGAGTTGTTGCGTTTGGCCATATCGCGCTGCGGTTTCAGGCGGTAACCAGCCTTAACATGGAATACCATATTAAGTTTCATCAAGTTGAAGATATCAAGGATAAAGTCGCGCTGCACAATTTCACTGCTAAGCTACACGAGCCTATGCTTGATCGCGATAAGCCGTTGTGGCAACTGCATATTATTGAAGCACCGGATAGCCAAGAGTTTGCCATCTACTTCAAAATTCATCATATGTATGGCGACGGCGCTTCGCTGATCACTTGGTTACAAGCGGCCTACCCGAAAAGTGCCGACGAAGAGTTTATCCCGTTTTGGGCACAGCCCCGAGAATCAAAGCCCAGGGTGGCACAAAATCCATTTGCGGTGGCGATAAAAGCACTGTGGCTCAGTTTGGTCACAGTTGTGAACTTAGGCATTATTACCTTCTTCTTGCTACTGAAGATCTTACGCATAAACCCTGTCTATATGCCAATCCCGTTTGCGGGTACTAAAACCATGCTAACCGGCCAAGTCGCTGCTGGCAGAGTGGTCGCCACCACCCATTTAGATTTTACAGAGGTCAAGAAGTTAGCGATTCAGCTCAGGGCATCCGTGAACGAAGTCTTCCTGTGTTGTTTTGATATCGGCGTCCATAAATTCCTAAAAGATCACGGTCAGCAATTTGGTCGGCCGCTGATCACGCAAATGCCGATCAACTTGCGCCGTCCAGGAGAGGCCGCTGGAGGTAATAAAATTGCCATTTTGCCGGTACAGCTTGCTTACGGCCAAAAAGACCCCTATCGCCGTTTGCGTCAAATTATTGAGAATCACAGCATAGTGAAAAAAGTAGCACGCCGTATTAACCCAGCGGCACTCACGGCTTACACTATAGTGATCCAAGGGTTTGCGCTAATTTTTGAAGCGTTAAAGCTGTCGGATTGGCACCGCCCCATTGGTAATATTCTAATTTCCAATGTACCGGGCCCACGACAAGATCTTTACTTTGGGGGCAGTCGCGTTAATAACTTTTACCCAATCTCGGTATTAACACCGGGTGGTGGCGTTAACATCACGCTACTGACTTACCGTGATAAAGCGGAAATTGGTTTAGTATGCTCAGACAGAAAAATTAAATCACTTGAGCCGCTTGCTAGCTATTTCCAAGAAGCATTTGAACTATTATCAGACAGTGTTAACAATCCTGACTTAACCACTGACGATCTCGGCGAGTTAGCCAGATTTGGTTCACAATGTGTGATTGAAGAAGAATTTCAAGACAACAAAATTAATGTCGCATAA
- the fabB gene encoding beta-ketoacyl-ACP synthase I: protein MKRVVITGLGVVSSIGNDAKEVLASLKEGRSGISRSESFADVGLRSQVWGKPEITLKDHIDRKAMRFMGDASAYAYIAMDQAIEDAKLTPEQVSNIRTGIVAGSGGASSANVVASTDTLREKGVKRVGPYAVPKTMSSTISACLATPFKILGVNYSISSACATSAHCIGHAMELIQLGKQDIVFAGGGEEVDWSLAMMFDGMGALSTKYNETPEQASRTYDADRDGFVISGGGGMVVVEELEHALARGAHIYAEIVGYGATSDGYDMVAPSGEGAVRCMEMAMQGVEGEIDYLNTHGTSTPVGDVKELGAIQQVFGDKSPMLSATKAMTGHALGAAGVHEAIYSILMMENNFVAPSINVNNLDEEAQGLNIVTQVQDAELNLVMSNSFGFGGTNSTLVMKKYQA from the coding sequence ATGAAACGTGTCGTGATCACAGGATTGGGTGTCGTATCAAGTATCGGTAATGACGCCAAGGAAGTATTAGCTTCTTTAAAAGAAGGGCGCTCGGGTATTTCCCGTTCAGAAAGCTTTGCTGACGTTGGACTGCGCAGCCAAGTATGGGGCAAGCCAGAAATTACATTAAAGGACCACATTGATCGCAAAGCGATGCGTTTTATGGGAGATGCTTCTGCGTACGCATACATCGCCATGGACCAAGCCATTGAAGACGCGAAATTAACACCTGAGCAGGTTTCTAATATTCGAACGGGTATTGTTGCTGGCTCGGGTGGTGCATCTTCGGCAAACGTTGTCGCTTCTACTGATACCTTGCGCGAGAAAGGCGTTAAACGTGTTGGCCCTTACGCCGTGCCGAAAACCATGTCGAGCACAATTTCGGCGTGTTTAGCGACACCGTTTAAAATTCTAGGTGTTAACTATTCAATTAGTTCAGCGTGTGCAACATCTGCACACTGTATTGGTCATGCAATGGAGCTTATTCAGCTAGGCAAACAAGACATCGTATTTGCTGGCGGTGGTGAAGAAGTGGATTGGTCTCTCGCCATGATGTTTGATGGTATGGGCGCGTTATCAACTAAATATAATGAAACACCAGAGCAAGCATCACGCACTTATGATGCGGATCGCGATGGTTTTGTTATTTCTGGCGGCGGCGGTATGGTCGTAGTTGAAGAGCTTGAACACGCCCTTGCGCGTGGCGCACACATCTACGCCGAGATTGTAGGCTATGGCGCAACTTCTGACGGCTATGACATGGTGGCACCGAGTGGTGAAGGCGCCGTGCGTTGTATGGAAATGGCCATGCAAGGTGTAGAAGGTGAAATTGATTACCTAAACACCCATGGCACATCAACGCCTGTAGGTGATGTCAAGGAACTTGGTGCGATTCAGCAAGTGTTTGGCGATAAGTCGCCGATGCTCAGTGCGACTAAAGCTATGACCGGACACGCACTTGGCGCTGCTGGCGTGCACGAAGCCATTTATTCAATTTTGATGATGGAAAACAATTTTGTTGCGCCGTCAATCAATGTCAACAACCTAGATGAAGAAGCACAAGGCTTGAACATTGTTACTCAAGTACAAGACGCTGAATTGAACTTGGTGATGTCAAACAGTTTTGGCTTTGGTGGTACTAACTCAACACTTGTGATGAAAAAATATCAAGCATAG
- the mnmC gene encoding bifunctional tRNA (5-methylaminomethyl-2-thiouridine)(34)-methyltransferase MnmD/FAD-dependent 5-carboxymethylaminomethyl-2-thiouridine(34) oxidoreductase MnmC — MTQANDNHTKPSSFQAITYQDNGAPYSLQFDDIYFDTESGCQQSEQVFIRGNQIPERLLNPNTPLIIGETGFGTGLNFFLTAAKMQQAIEQYGIDKVTDVHFISVEKYPLSRANIAKSLTMWADLEPLIKAALEQYPESPAQQCQISLLGGKLKLTILFDDAAQAFANLTLSSAAKINAWYLDGFSPSQNSDMWSEAVFAQIARLSADDATLATFTVAGFVRRRLTAVGFRVAKRATAGKKKQTLVAKFQQSPNTPKGYLLRPMQNKAQHVTIIGGGIAAACLTYQLAQQGVKVTVVCKDEAIAQGASSNAIGALYPLIHLQQDEISEFYVHALARAREFYDQLLADGYQFSHQWCGLLELSYKKTLQQRQQKFAQAPVWPQDIIHSLNAEQASQKAGVTLENGGMFIPQAGWIAPAELVNALFNAACELGQVKIRTSTDVETLTQLADNRWQLNTSKGQFIASILVICGGADSDKLSPISELPQYPVRGQVSEVAIASPDHQLRTVICHKGYMTPANKGKFCIGATFDKHDRDISARTADDEYNINMIRESLPELAPISATNIVGQKARLRAMTPDHLPIAGPMPKTQEYPAIYGKLAKDKNWQIKAPAPYYANLYVMSGLGARGLCSAPLVSDMLVADLCNLPYPLASKMRFNLAANRFVIKDIIKGKFAVS, encoded by the coding sequence GTGACCCAAGCTAACGATAATCACACTAAGCCTAGCTCTTTTCAAGCCATAACCTACCAAGATAATGGTGCCCCATATTCATTACAGTTTGACGATATTTATTTTGATACTGAATCGGGCTGCCAGCAAAGTGAGCAGGTTTTTATCCGTGGTAATCAAATTCCCGAGCGGCTGCTCAATCCAAATACCCCGCTAATTATCGGGGAAACGGGCTTTGGTACAGGCTTAAATTTCTTTCTTACTGCCGCCAAAATGCAGCAAGCGATCGAGCAATATGGCATTGATAAAGTTACAGATGTGCACTTTATTAGCGTCGAAAAATACCCTTTATCTCGCGCTAATATTGCGAAAAGCTTAACCATGTGGGCTGACCTTGAGCCACTGATCAAAGCCGCGCTTGAGCAATACCCTGAATCGCCTGCGCAGCAATGCCAAATTTCACTATTGGGTGGCAAACTCAAGCTCACCATCTTATTTGACGATGCAGCCCAAGCATTTGCCAACTTAACACTGAGCTCGGCAGCAAAAATTAATGCTTGGTACTTGGATGGCTTTTCGCCGTCACAAAATTCAGACATGTGGAGCGAGGCCGTATTTGCGCAAATAGCGCGCTTATCGGCAGACGATGCCACGCTCGCCACCTTTACCGTGGCAGGATTTGTCCGTCGCCGATTAACCGCCGTGGGCTTTCGCGTCGCCAAAAGGGCAACCGCAGGAAAGAAAAAACAAACCTTAGTGGCTAAATTCCAACAATCCCCCAATACCCCAAAAGGCTACTTATTGCGTCCAATGCAAAATAAAGCCCAACATGTGACGATTATCGGCGGCGGTATTGCCGCCGCTTGTTTAACTTACCAGCTGGCGCAGCAAGGCGTAAAAGTCACTGTAGTTTGCAAAGATGAGGCTATCGCGCAAGGGGCATCGAGCAATGCGATTGGCGCGCTTTATCCCCTTATTCATCTGCAACAGGATGAGATTAGTGAGTTTTATGTTCATGCATTAGCGCGCGCCCGTGAGTTTTACGATCAGTTACTCGCCGATGGTTATCAATTTTCGCATCAATGGTGTGGTTTATTAGAGCTTTCATATAAAAAGACACTGCAACAAAGGCAACAGAAATTTGCGCAAGCCCCCGTTTGGCCGCAAGATATTATTCACAGCTTAAATGCCGAGCAGGCTTCCCAAAAAGCAGGGGTCACGCTTGAAAATGGCGGTATGTTCATTCCACAAGCGGGATGGATCGCACCTGCCGAGTTAGTCAATGCCCTGTTCAATGCTGCCTGTGAGCTTGGTCAAGTAAAAATTCGCACCAGTACTGATGTTGAAACACTTACCCAGCTGGCGGACAACCGTTGGCAGTTGAACACGAGTAAAGGTCAATTTATCGCCTCAATATTAGTTATTTGCGGTGGCGCTGATAGCGACAAGCTATCGCCAATTAGCGAATTACCTCAGTATCCGGTGCGTGGTCAAGTATCTGAGGTCGCTATTGCTAGCCCCGATCATCAATTAAGGACAGTGATCTGCCACAAGGGCTATATGACGCCAGCCAATAAAGGGAAGTTTTGTATTGGTGCCACGTTTGACAAACACGACCGAGATATCAGCGCTCGCACCGCCGATGATGAATACAACATCAACATGATTCGCGAGAGCTTACCTGAGCTTGCCCCCATTAGCGCGACCAATATTGTCGGTCAAAAAGCGCGGTTAAGGGCGATGACCCCAGATCATTTACCGATTGCTGGGCCTATGCCTAAAACACAAGAATATCCGGCGATTTATGGCAAACTTGCCAAGGATAAAAACTGGCAGATCAAGGCACCTGCACCATATTATGCCAACCTCTATGTAATGTCTGGTTTGGGGGCAAGAGGGCTGTGCTCTGCGCCACTGGTTAGTGACATGCTGGTTGCCGATTTATGCAATCTGCCCTACCCACTTGCCAGTAAGATGCGCTTTAATTTGGCGGCTAACCGCTTTGTGATCAAAGATATTATTAAAGGCAAATTTGCCGTTAGCTAG